A section of the Phaseolus vulgaris cultivar G19833 chromosome 8, P. vulgaris v2.0, whole genome shotgun sequence genome encodes:
- the LOC137823420 gene encoding probable beta-1,3-galactosyltransferase 3 isoform X1 — MSESSGRSRYLMVVGINTAFSNRKRRDSIRETWMPQGEKRKKLEEEKGIIIRFVIGHSATSGGILDRAIEAEDKKHGDFLRLDHVEGYLELSAKTKTYFATAVNLWDADFYIKVDDDVHVNIATLGQTLVRHRSKQRVYIGCMKSGPVLSQK; from the exons ATGAGTGAATCATCTGGTAGGAGTAGGTACCTAATGGTAGTAGGAATCAACACTGCTTTCAGCAACAGAAAAAGAAGAGACTCAATTCGTGAGACATGGATGCCACAAG GTGAGAAAAGAAAGAAGCTAGAGGAAGAGAAGGGCATTATCATCCGATTTGTAATTGGTCATAG TGCCACATCAGGGGGTATCCTAGACAGAGCTATTGAAGCAGAAGATAAGAAGCATGGAGATTTTCTGAGACTG GATCATGTTGAAGGATACCTTGAATTGTCAGCAAAGACAAAGACCTACTTTGCTACTGCTGTTAACTTATGGGATGCTGACTTCTATATCAAAGTTGATGACGATGTTCATGTAAATATAG CAACACTAGGACAAACTCTAGTGAGACACCGATCAAAACAACGGGTGTACATTGGATGCATGAAATCTGGGCCAGTTCTTTCTCAAAAGTGa
- the LOC137823420 gene encoding probable beta-1,3-galactosyltransferase 3 isoform X2, whose product MSESSGRSRYLMVVGINTAFSNRKRRDSIREKRKKLEEEKGIIIRFVIGHSATSGGILDRAIEAEDKKHGDFLRLDHVEGYLELSAKTKTYFATAVNLWDADFYIKVDDDVHVNIATLGQTLVRHRSKQRVYIGCMKSGPVLSQK is encoded by the exons ATGAGTGAATCATCTGGTAGGAGTAGGTACCTAATGGTAGTAGGAATCAACACTGCTTTCAGCAACAGAAAAAGAAGAGACTCAATTC GTGAGAAAAGAAAGAAGCTAGAGGAAGAGAAGGGCATTATCATCCGATTTGTAATTGGTCATAG TGCCACATCAGGGGGTATCCTAGACAGAGCTATTGAAGCAGAAGATAAGAAGCATGGAGATTTTCTGAGACTG GATCATGTTGAAGGATACCTTGAATTGTCAGCAAAGACAAAGACCTACTTTGCTACTGCTGTTAACTTATGGGATGCTGACTTCTATATCAAAGTTGATGACGATGTTCATGTAAATATAG CAACACTAGGACAAACTCTAGTGAGACACCGATCAAAACAACGGGTGTACATTGGATGCATGAAATCTGGGCCAGTTCTTTCTCAAAAGTGa